In a genomic window of Amycolatopsis japonica:
- a CDS encoding AMP-binding protein, translated as MESLFLTRVLDALRSGGAEVLFIQDGVKTTYGQALELVRRMYAGLPDGGVVAIDAGNRPETVLLQIAAQLRGSTVLLVAASASAPDRLAAVEAAGVTTLVAEHAADWPDGVTTLDELVDRDGADPAELPRSVTVVFPTGGTTGTPKLIRHSGIYDGMAHIFAPDPAGPGRTLLIAPMTHMTGNATVLGAILRRESVVLLRGFDAGAVLDAIAEHRITTLSLTPARLAAVLDHPAMASTDVGSVRGLSLGAAPLPPRRLAQALDVFGPVVGQGYGLTEAPMIASISAAELDGRPDRLESVGRIVPGMEARIDDGEVLVRGLSMMDGYHGQAPIGDGWLRTGDLGRFDDEGYLYLLDRANDVIITGEHGTKVYSTVVENALARHPLIRSAAVFGVPGDDGEGERVHAVVVPVASGALSAEDVRVQAREFFGREHFVPSDVDFAEALPLTAIGKVDKRALRAPFWAGHRRGIA; from the coding sequence GTGGAGAGTCTGTTTCTGACCAGGGTGCTGGACGCGCTGCGTTCGGGCGGAGCCGAGGTGCTGTTCATCCAGGACGGCGTGAAGACCACCTACGGGCAGGCACTCGAACTGGTACGCCGGATGTACGCGGGACTGCCGGACGGCGGAGTGGTCGCCATCGACGCCGGTAACCGGCCCGAAACCGTCCTCCTGCAGATCGCCGCCCAGCTGCGGGGTTCGACGGTCCTGCTCGTCGCCGCGTCGGCGAGTGCGCCGGATCGCCTCGCCGCGGTCGAGGCGGCCGGGGTCACGACCCTGGTGGCCGAGCACGCGGCGGACTGGCCGGACGGGGTGACCACGCTCGACGAACTGGTGGACCGTGACGGTGCCGACCCGGCGGAGCTGCCGCGGTCGGTCACCGTCGTCTTTCCCACCGGTGGCACCACCGGAACGCCGAAACTCATCCGGCACAGCGGGATCTACGACGGGATGGCCCATATCTTCGCGCCGGACCCGGCGGGGCCGGGACGCACCCTGCTGATCGCGCCGATGACGCATATGACCGGCAACGCCACCGTGCTGGGGGCGATCCTGCGGCGGGAAAGCGTGGTGCTGCTGCGAGGCTTCGACGCGGGCGCCGTCCTGGACGCGATCGCGGAACACAGGATCACCACGTTGTCCCTCACGCCCGCGCGGCTGGCCGCGGTGCTCGACCATCCGGCCATGGCCTCGACCGATGTCGGCAGCGTGCGCGGGCTGTCGCTGGGTGCCGCCCCGCTTCCGCCGCGGCGGCTGGCTCAGGCACTCGACGTGTTCGGGCCCGTGGTCGGGCAGGGATACGGGCTCACCGAGGCACCGATGATCGCGAGCATCTCCGCGGCGGAACTCGACGGACGGCCGGACCGGCTCGAATCCGTCGGCCGGATCGTCCCCGGCATGGAGGCGCGGATCGACGACGGGGAGGTCCTGGTGCGCGGGCTGTCCATGATGGACGGTTATCACGGGCAGGCGCCGATCGGGGACGGCTGGCTGCGGACCGGTGATCTCGGACGGTTCGACGACGAGGGGTATCTCTACCTGCTGGACCGGGCGAACGACGTCATCATCACCGGCGAACACGGCACCAAGGTGTATTCGACGGTGGTCGAGAACGCGCTCGCGCGGCATCCACTGATCCGTTCCGCGGCCGTTTTCGGTGTTCCGGGCGACGACGGCGAGGGTGAGCGGGTCCACGCCGTGGTGGTGCCGGTCGCTTCGGGAGCGCTGTCGGCCGAAGACGTCCGTGTCCAGGCCAGGGAGTTCTTCGGGCGGGAGCATTTCGTACCGTCCGATGTGGACTTCGCCGAGGCGCTGCCGTTGACGGCGATCGGCAAGG
- a CDS encoding DUF899 domain-containing protein, with protein MNTVSAAEWEEARLRLLVKEKELTRARDALAAERRRMPWLAIEKPYEFEGPSGTVNLLDLFEGRRQLIVYRAFFDPGVEGFPDHACKGCSLVADQVAHVAHLNARDTTLAFASRGTQPDIARLKTRMGWTMPWYTITGDFDVDFGVGEWHGTNAFIREGDQVFRTYFVNGRGDEALGGTWGYLDITALGRQEEWEDSPEGHPQTPPYEWWNWHDAYEDSASSGGGCCSGS; from the coding sequence ATGAACACAGTGTCCGCCGCGGAATGGGAAGAAGCGCGTCTTCGGTTGCTGGTCAAGGAGAAGGAGCTGACCCGCGCCCGCGACGCGCTCGCGGCCGAGCGGCGGCGGATGCCGTGGCTCGCGATCGAGAAACCGTACGAGTTCGAAGGCCCATCCGGGACGGTGAACCTGCTCGACCTGTTCGAGGGACGCCGTCAGCTGATCGTCTACCGGGCGTTCTTCGATCCCGGCGTGGAGGGTTTCCCCGACCACGCCTGCAAAGGCTGCTCGCTGGTCGCCGACCAGGTCGCGCACGTCGCGCATCTGAACGCCCGTGACACCACGCTCGCCTTCGCCTCACGTGGCACCCAGCCGGATATCGCGCGGCTGAAGACGCGGATGGGCTGGACGATGCCGTGGTACACGATCACCGGCGATTTCGACGTCGACTTCGGCGTCGGCGAGTGGCACGGCACCAACGCCTTCATCCGCGAGGGTGACCAGGTGTTCCGGACGTACTTCGTCAACGGTCGCGGCGACGAGGCGCTGGGGGGCACCTGGGGCTACCTCGACATCACGGCGCTGGGGCGGCAGGAGGAATGGGAGGACTCGCCGGAGGGTCATCCGCAGACGCCGCCGTACGAGTGGTGGAACTGGCACGACGCTTACGAGGATTCCGCGTCGTCCGGTGGCGGGTGCTGCTCGGGGTCGTGA
- a CDS encoding ArsR/SmtB family transcription factor, translating into MPPDNEAIAEQVFVALADSSRRSILAVLASGGPATATDLADRLPITRQAIAKHLALLTDAGLVIPEQGERRRVRYRLHSAPMQVAQQFLAALARDWDGPLAALKDHLEGSA; encoded by the coding sequence ATGCCGCCTGACAACGAAGCGATCGCCGAACAGGTCTTCGTCGCCTTGGCCGACTCGAGCAGGCGGAGTATTCTCGCCGTCCTCGCCTCGGGCGGCCCGGCCACGGCGACCGACCTGGCGGACCGGCTGCCGATCACGCGGCAGGCCATCGCCAAGCACCTCGCGCTGCTCACCGACGCCGGCCTCGTGATCCCGGAGCAGGGGGAGCGGCGTCGCGTCCGGTACCGGCTGCACTCGGCGCCGATGCAGGTCGCCCAGCAGTTCCTCGCCGCGCTCGCCCGCGATTGGGACGGGCCGCTCGCGGCGCTGAAAGACCATCTGGAGGGTTCAGCATGA
- a CDS encoding SRPBCC domain-containing protein, with protein sequence MGFPDRIERTVEIAHPPAKVWAALTTAEGLGTWFGNQASIDLRPGGDAEMKWDEGHKAVMRVERVEEPEIFGFTWNIYGLPDDDPRRTYVEFTLAPNGGGTRLTVVETGFSQLPDDVHQVAFEGNTKGWAAELGELIEYLDAA encoded by the coding sequence GTGGGATTCCCCGACCGGATCGAACGCACCGTCGAGATCGCCCATCCGCCCGCGAAGGTCTGGGCCGCGCTGACCACGGCCGAAGGGCTGGGCACCTGGTTCGGCAACCAGGCCAGCATCGACCTGCGGCCCGGTGGCGACGCCGAGATGAAATGGGACGAGGGGCACAAGGCGGTCATGCGCGTCGAGCGTGTGGAAGAGCCGGAGATCTTCGGCTTCACCTGGAACATCTACGGCCTGCCCGACGACGACCCTCGCCGCACCTACGTCGAGTTCACCCTCGCCCCGAACGGCGGAGGCACGCGGCTCACCGTCGTCGAGACCGGTTTTTCCCAGCTGCCGGACGACGTCCACCAGGTCGCGTTCGAAGGGAACACGAAGGGGTGGGCGGCCGAGCTGGGCGAACTGATCGAATACCTCGATGCCGCCTGA
- a CDS encoding pyridoxal phosphate-dependent decarboxylase family protein — protein MTAEDVLKELRELRAGDLPTHGGRTLAYVYDSGLSEVDELGAAAHALASSANGLDPTAFPSLLRMENDLVGTAARLLGGTADTVGSVTSGGTESCMLAVLAARDARPDVSSPSIVLPTTAHAAFHKAAHFFGVRVVSVPVDPVSFRAVPEAMAAAVDDSTVLVVASAPSYAHGVLDPIPEIAASLDGVRFHVDACIGGWVLPYLGLGPFGFDVPGVTSVSVDLHKYAYCPKGVSVLLHADAGLRRSQYFASADWPGYTMLNTTLQSTRSGGPLAAAWAVVRHVGEEGYRELASAAREAAVEIRAGIEALDGLRILGDPVSTLLAFTVADGAGFDLFTVADEMRERGWYVQPQFAHESSPANLHLTVTAANRGSEKEFLADLGASAVAAREAGPVVVDPQVAEFVAALDPATLTPEQFAGLLAAAALGGDAGLPTRMAEINALLATAPGPLRERLLLEFLGALYTAS, from the coding sequence GTGACCGCCGAGGACGTCCTGAAGGAGCTTCGGGAACTGCGCGCGGGAGACCTGCCGACCCACGGCGGCCGGACGCTCGCGTACGTCTACGACAGCGGTCTGTCCGAAGTGGACGAACTCGGCGCGGCGGCGCACGCGCTGGCCTCGTCGGCCAACGGTCTCGACCCGACGGCGTTCCCGAGTCTGCTGCGGATGGAGAACGACCTCGTCGGCACGGCCGCCCGGTTGCTGGGCGGTACGGCGGACACGGTCGGCTCGGTGACGTCGGGTGGCACGGAGTCGTGCATGCTCGCGGTCCTGGCCGCCCGCGACGCGCGCCCGGACGTGTCCTCGCCGAGCATCGTGCTGCCCACGACCGCGCACGCCGCGTTCCACAAGGCCGCGCATTTCTTCGGTGTGCGCGTGGTTTCGGTGCCGGTCGATCCGGTGAGCTTCCGCGCCGTTCCCGAGGCGATGGCCGCGGCGGTCGACGACAGCACGGTGCTCGTGGTCGCGAGCGCGCCGTCGTACGCCCACGGCGTCCTCGACCCGATCCCGGAGATCGCCGCGTCGCTGGACGGCGTCCGGTTCCACGTCGACGCGTGCATCGGCGGCTGGGTGCTGCCGTATCTGGGGCTCGGCCCGTTCGGGTTCGACGTCCCCGGCGTCACCAGTGTGTCGGTGGATCTGCACAAGTACGCGTACTGCCCGAAAGGCGTGTCGGTCCTCTTGCACGCCGACGCAGGGCTGCGTCGTTCGCAGTATTTCGCCAGTGCGGACTGGCCCGGCTACACGATGCTGAACACCACGCTGCAGAGCACGCGGTCCGGCGGTCCGCTCGCCGCCGCGTGGGCTGTCGTGCGGCATGTCGGCGAAGAGGGTTACCGCGAACTGGCTTCGGCGGCGCGTGAAGCGGCCGTGGAGATCCGCGCCGGGATCGAGGCGCTGGACGGGTTGCGGATCCTCGGCGATCCGGTGTCGACCCTGCTCGCGTTCACCGTGGCGGACGGCGCCGGATTCGACCTGTTCACCGTCGCGGACGAGATGCGCGAGCGCGGCTGGTACGTCCAGCCGCAGTTCGCCCACGAGTCCTCGCCCGCGAACCTTCACCTGACGGTCACGGCCGCGAACCGGGGGAGTGAGAAGGAGTTCCTCGCCGATCTCGGCGCTTCGGCCGTGGCCGCCCGAGAGGCCGGACCGGTGGTCGTCGATCCACAGGTGGCCGAGTTCGTCGCCGCGCTGGATCCCGCCACGCTCACGCCGGAGCAGTTCGCCGGACTGCTCGCCGCGGCGGCCCTCGGCGGCGACGCGGGCCTGCCCACCCGGATGGCGGAGATCAACGCCCTGCTGGCCACGGCGCCCGGTCCGCTGCGGGAGCGGCTGCTGCTCGAGTTCCTCGGCGCGTTGTACACGGCTTCCTGA
- a CDS encoding MFS transporter encodes MASLPARTRYRYSLGSFVTGAFGTVPGLLLLKYLTDTMGVAAGVAGLIVFVPKAWDVLFNPIAGRLSDADMVRTGSRRRFLLYGGIGVAILFAALFAHPGFGGPVPDAIYVVVVFLLCATAYAFFQVPFNALPAELTDSAEERTKLTSVRIGFLAVAILVSGGGAPAITDLIGGVAGYRVMGLFIAVVILLATLGVYFGLKDAPVGALRPNTVSPRELLRTLAQWRPFRWLLGVYFIQALGIGTVLAAIPFFAERILGSSGYSTVLFVGFVGPALLTMPLWPKLGASVGKLAGFRIATAAFGIGLLGLLGAKVFPFPVTMVFVAFCGVGYAGISVFPLAILPDLISDEEERTGETRAGVAAGVWTASETLGLALGPGLWGLVLQFGGYQSSLDAKAAQPDSALTAILLGASILPAVLIVLGIPLLRKSVLERRS; translated from the coding sequence ATGGCATCGCTGCCAGCACGGACGAGGTACCGCTACTCGCTCGGCTCGTTCGTCACCGGCGCCTTCGGCACGGTTCCCGGCCTGCTCCTCCTGAAGTACCTCACCGACACGATGGGCGTCGCGGCGGGCGTGGCCGGCCTGATCGTCTTCGTTCCCAAAGCGTGGGACGTGCTCTTCAACCCGATCGCGGGACGGCTCTCGGACGCGGACATGGTCCGCACCGGGAGCCGCCGCCGTTTCCTGCTCTACGGCGGCATCGGCGTCGCGATTCTCTTCGCGGCCCTGTTCGCGCACCCCGGCTTCGGTGGCCCTGTGCCCGACGCGATCTACGTCGTCGTCGTGTTCCTGTTGTGCGCCACGGCGTACGCCTTCTTCCAGGTGCCGTTCAACGCGCTGCCCGCCGAGCTGACGGACTCGGCCGAAGAGCGCACGAAGCTGACCAGCGTCCGGATCGGTTTCCTCGCGGTCGCCATCCTGGTGTCCGGTGGCGGCGCGCCCGCGATCACCGACCTGATCGGCGGTGTCGCCGGCTACCGGGTGATGGGCCTGTTCATCGCCGTGGTCATCCTGCTCGCGACGCTCGGCGTGTACTTCGGGCTCAAGGACGCTCCCGTCGGCGCGCTGCGGCCGAACACGGTGAGCCCGCGCGAGCTGCTCCGGACGCTGGCGCAGTGGCGGCCGTTCCGCTGGCTGCTCGGCGTCTACTTCATCCAGGCGCTCGGCATCGGCACGGTGCTGGCCGCCATCCCGTTCTTCGCCGAGCGGATCCTCGGCAGCTCCGGCTACTCGACGGTCCTGTTCGTCGGCTTCGTCGGTCCGGCGCTGCTGACCATGCCGCTGTGGCCGAAGCTCGGGGCGAGCGTCGGGAAACTGGCCGGATTCCGGATCGCGACGGCCGCATTCGGGATCGGGCTGCTCGGTCTTCTCGGCGCGAAGGTGTTCCCGTTCCCCGTCACGATGGTGTTCGTCGCCTTTTGCGGCGTCGGGTACGCCGGGATCTCGGTGTTCCCGCTGGCGATCCTGCCGGACCTGATCAGCGACGAGGAGGAGCGGACCGGCGAGACCAGGGCCGGGGTCGCGGCCGGGGTCTGGACCGCGTCCGAGACGCTGGGGCTCGCGCTCGGGCCGGGGCTCTGGGGGCTGGTGCTGCAGTTCGGCGGCTACCAGTCCAGTCTCGACGCCAAGGCCGCGCAACCGGACAGCGCGCTCACGGCGATCCTGCTCGGCGCGTCGATCCTTCCGGCGGTGCTGATCGTGCTCGGCATCCCGTTGCTGCGCAAGTCGGTGCTGGAGCGCCGGTCGTGA
- a CDS encoding sphingomyelin phosphodiesterase — protein sequence MRKLAVLAIAAALLAGTAVPAQAAVTVKVMAFNIWQLPWIASPNTADKQARARAAEAVIRANDADVVVLDEAFSAQAEEMRNRLKDVWPHQTPLVGQYCSTSPGWTTVNGNCSNSPIVVNGGVTVLSKAPVTEQHQLVFRNSYSGTADYLSNKGAALARLVVAGKPVWIAGTHMQADEGPETLPKAHDVRMAQLGEIRDLVTKYAPAGEPVVIAGDLNIEYWAGQARKDSLGRTQVQQGEAFLDGVLRTTGEGAYTFDAATNPNAAKSVPATYRDSLDYVGAVRAGGRPLAAVGPVQLVHYDGGTIPSDHYPVVAKIQY from the coding sequence GTGCGGAAGCTCGCCGTACTCGCCATCGCCGCCGCCTTGCTCGCCGGAACCGCCGTCCCCGCCCAAGCGGCGGTCACGGTGAAGGTCATGGCGTTCAACATCTGGCAGCTGCCCTGGATCGCCAGCCCGAACACCGCGGACAAGCAGGCGCGCGCCCGCGCGGCGGAGGCCGTCATCCGCGCGAACGACGCCGACGTCGTCGTCCTGGACGAGGCTTTCAGCGCCCAGGCGGAGGAAATGCGGAACCGGCTGAAGGACGTCTGGCCGCATCAGACCCCGCTCGTCGGGCAGTACTGCTCCACGTCACCGGGCTGGACCACGGTGAACGGCAACTGCTCGAATTCCCCGATCGTGGTCAACGGCGGGGTCACCGTGCTGAGCAAGGCGCCGGTGACCGAACAGCACCAGCTGGTCTTCCGCAATTCCTACTCCGGCACCGCGGACTACCTGTCGAACAAGGGCGCCGCGCTCGCCCGTCTGGTCGTCGCCGGCAAGCCGGTCTGGATCGCGGGCACCCACATGCAGGCCGACGAGGGGCCGGAGACGCTGCCGAAGGCGCACGACGTCCGGATGGCCCAGCTCGGCGAGATCCGGGACCTGGTCACGAAATACGCCCCCGCCGGGGAGCCGGTCGTCATCGCGGGCGACCTGAACATCGAGTACTGGGCGGGGCAAGCGCGCAAGGATTCCCTCGGCCGGACCCAGGTTCAGCAAGGTGAGGCCTTCCTCGACGGCGTTCTCCGCACGACGGGCGAAGGCGCGTACACCTTCGACGCGGCGACGAACCCCAATGCGGCGAAGTCCGTTCCGGCGACCTACCGCGACTCGCTGGACTACGTCGGCGCCGTACGCGCGGGCGGCCGTCCACTCGCCGCTGTCGGCCCGGTACAGCTCGTGCATTACGACGGTGGCACGATTCCCTCCGACCACTACCCGGTGGTGGCCAAGATCCAATACTGA
- a CDS encoding neutral/alkaline ceramidase: protein MTVSRRRVLAGAAALPVAASMLGTQQAQAAPSKGFRVGVGISDVTGPAAENGMMGYSMPQQQTAGIHLRTRARAFVVDDGAKRIAFVTADLGALFQSVHQGVLRKLQSAYGDLYTEQNVLLNATHTHSACGGDSHYAAYDLAILGFQQEVYDAVVDGIFEAISRAHANLAPGSIRLGRAELTKASVNRSRKAFDLNPQADKDHFPQAIDPAVTVLRFSQNGVDVGAISWFATHGTSMSNGNHLISGDNKGYAAYEWEHDHAGVRYLDGNPRFVAAFPQTNTGDMSPNLNLQPGTPETEFENTRTIGDLQFRAAKSAFDAAAETVTGGVDHRMCYVDMSDVAVDAKYTPNGRPQRTCTAAIGVSMLAGSREDGPGLPLPEGVKNPFIDWLGGIDAPIPQALADAHAPKVIAVPFGAMKPYPWTPEVLPLQLVRIGQLHLVAVPAELTIVSGLRLRRTVAAELGVPLENVLVQGYSNAYSQYVTTPEEYDSQQYEGASTLYGRYTLPAYQQEFAKLAAAMKAGTSVPHGPTPRDLRGKLINFQPGVVFDSPPAFKSFGDVLADAKSTYARGEQVAVEFVTGHPKNDLRRGGTFLEIQRLVDGKWVRHADDGDWDTKYHWARTFVAESKAVVHWKIPANAPIGKYRVVHFGNWKNGWNGAISAFSGTSRTFVVS from the coding sequence ATGACGGTGAGCCGGAGGCGGGTTCTCGCGGGTGCGGCGGCGTTGCCCGTCGCGGCGAGCATGCTCGGCACCCAGCAGGCGCAAGCGGCGCCGTCGAAGGGTTTCCGCGTCGGCGTCGGCATCTCCGACGTCACCGGCCCGGCCGCCGAGAACGGCATGATGGGTTACTCGATGCCGCAGCAGCAGACCGCCGGCATCCACCTCCGCACCCGGGCGCGGGCCTTCGTGGTCGACGACGGAGCCAAGCGGATCGCCTTCGTCACCGCCGACCTCGGCGCGCTGTTCCAGTCGGTCCACCAGGGCGTGCTGCGCAAGCTCCAGTCCGCGTACGGCGACCTGTACACCGAACAGAACGTGCTGCTCAACGCCACGCACACCCACTCCGCTTGCGGCGGGGATTCCCATTACGCCGCTTACGATCTGGCGATCCTCGGCTTCCAGCAGGAGGTCTACGACGCCGTCGTCGACGGGATCTTCGAGGCGATCAGCCGGGCGCACGCGAACCTCGCGCCCGGGTCGATCCGGCTCGGCCGCGCCGAGCTCACCAAGGCGAGCGTCAACCGCTCCCGCAAGGCCTTCGACCTGAACCCCCAGGCCGACAAGGACCACTTCCCGCAGGCGATCGACCCGGCCGTCACAGTGCTGCGGTTCAGCCAGAACGGCGTCGACGTCGGCGCGATCAGCTGGTTCGCCACGCACGGGACGTCGATGAGCAACGGCAACCACCTGATCAGCGGCGACAACAAGGGGTACGCCGCCTACGAGTGGGAGCACGACCACGCCGGCGTGCGCTACCTCGACGGGAACCCGCGGTTCGTCGCCGCGTTCCCGCAGACCAACACCGGCGACATGAGCCCGAACCTGAACCTCCAACCCGGCACGCCCGAAACCGAGTTCGAGAACACCCGCACCATCGGCGACCTCCAGTTCCGCGCGGCGAAGAGCGCCTTCGACGCCGCCGCCGAGACCGTGACGGGTGGCGTCGACCACCGGATGTGCTACGTGGACATGTCCGACGTGGCCGTCGACGCGAAGTACACGCCGAACGGGCGGCCGCAGCGCACCTGCACGGCCGCGATCGGCGTCTCGATGCTGGCGGGCAGCCGCGAGGACGGCCCCGGTCTGCCGCTGCCGGAAGGGGTGAAGAACCCGTTCATCGACTGGCTCGGCGGCATCGACGCGCCGATCCCGCAGGCACTCGCCGACGCGCACGCGCCGAAGGTGATCGCGGTGCCGTTCGGCGCGATGAAGCCGTATCCGTGGACGCCGGAAGTGCTGCCGCTGCAGCTCGTCCGGATCGGGCAGCTGCACCTCGTGGCCGTACCGGCCGAACTGACCATCGTCTCCGGGCTGCGCTTGCGCCGCACCGTCGCCGCCGAACTCGGCGTCCCGCTGGAGAACGTGCTCGTCCAGGGCTACTCCAACGCCTACAGTCAGTACGTCACCACTCCGGAGGAGTACGACTCGCAGCAGTACGAAGGCGCGTCGACCCTCTACGGCCGCTACACACTTCCCGCGTACCAGCAGGAATTCGCCAAACTGGCGGCCGCGATGAAGGCGGGGACCTCGGTTCCGCACGGTCCGACGCCGCGGGATCTGCGCGGCAAGCTGATCAACTTCCAGCCCGGCGTGGTCTTCGACAGCCCGCCCGCGTTCAAGAGCTTCGGTGACGTCCTGGCCGACGCGAAGAGCACCTACGCGCGCGGCGAGCAGGTCGCGGTCGAGTTCGTCACCGGGCATCCGAAGAACGACCTCCGGCGCGGCGGCACGTTCCTGGAGATCCAGCGGCTGGTCGACGGCAAGTGGGTCCGCCACGCCGACGACGGCGACTGGGACACGAAATACCACTGGGCGCGGACGTTCGTCGCCGAATCGAAAGCCGTCGTCCACTGGAAGATCCCCGCGAACGCCCCGATCGGCAAATATCGCGTGGTCCACTTCGGCAACTGGAAGAACGGCTGGAACGGGGCGATCTCCGCGTTCAGCGGGACTTCGCGGACGTTCGTCGTTTCCTGA
- a CDS encoding HNH endonuclease, whose product MSAWSGSDRAARLPRTWPTIRRRVLRCDPTCRVCWSAPATEVDHIVPGDDHRETNLQGICSPCHASKSGREGGRAARPRADHPNRIPV is encoded by the coding sequence ATGTCCGCATGGTCTGGCAGCGATCGCGCCGCCCGTCTCCCACGCACCTGGCCCACGATCCGGCGCCGTGTCCTTCGATGTGATCCGACGTGCCGCGTGTGCTGGTCCGCGCCGGCAACCGAGGTCGATCACATCGTGCCCGGCGACGACCACCGCGAGACCAACCTGCAAGGCATCTGCTCACCGTGTCATGCGAGCAAGAGCGGACGGGAAGGCGGACGCGCTGCCCGTCCGCGCGCCGACCACCCGAACCGCATCCCGGTCTGA
- a CDS encoding Mom family adenine methylcarbamoylation protein produces MPRSKLAPFGIWEHGEFVGVIIFGRSAAAARAAVALRQHEHPVTQILAASLRQLRAACPGLRLIVSYADTAQGHHGGLSGR; encoded by the coding sequence ATGCCGAGAAGCAAGCTCGCGCCGTTCGGGATCTGGGAACACGGAGAGTTCGTCGGCGTGATCATCTTCGGCCGCAGCGCCGCCGCTGCCAGGGCGGCGGTGGCGCTCCGGCAGCATGAGCACCCGGTCACGCAGATTCTCGCCGCCAGCCTCCGTCAGCTCCGCGCCGCCTGTCCTGGCCTTCGGCTGATCGTGTCCTATGCCGACACAGCCCAGGGGCACCATGGCGGGCTATCAGGCCGGTAA
- a CDS encoding Mom family adenine methylcarbamoylation protein has translation MAGYQAGNWTCIGTTAPTNASYVVHGQLVHGPTLRHMAVHRPAGETAEAFVRRTIDPGVTRVIERTVKHRYLYPLNRSTRRQVTALAKPYPEREPAE, from the coding sequence ATGGCGGGCTATCAGGCCGGTAACTGGACCTGCATCGGCACGACCGCGCCCACCAACGCCTCCTATGTCGTGCACGGGCAGCTCGTGCACGGCCCCACCCTGCGACACATGGCCGTGCACCGCCCAGCAGGGGAAACCGCGGAAGCCTTCGTGCGCCGCACCATCGACCCCGGCGTCACGCGGGTGATCGAGCGCACGGTGAAACACCGCTACCTCTACCCGCTCAACCGCTCGACCCGCCGCCAGGTCACCGCACTGGCGAAGCCCTACCCCGAGAGGGAACCTGCCGAATGA
- a CDS encoding VG15 protein, with the protein MTPRTNSDQIPGSVGLLTPPEKDRYRERFAVLVECADATTQAAESYRAARIKALFNATDDQATRFELEVEDDRWRERVLTSLPVTSTRTVARLVGAGLDLVRILNQTGPGVAAASVRHTLAAGRSRVERATAADPAARGWLRVTDGDPCWWCAMLASRGAVYLSRESASTRGGTEDECHDGCGCQPEPFFHMPVIPDTTREFAALWTDSTQGLSGKDARLAFRRAYEARRANAS; encoded by the coding sequence ATGACACCGAGGACCAACTCCGACCAGATCCCCGGCAGCGTCGGCCTGCTTACACCTCCGGAGAAAGACCGCTACCGGGAACGCTTCGCCGTCCTGGTCGAATGCGCCGACGCGACCACCCAGGCCGCCGAGTCCTACCGCGCCGCGCGAATCAAGGCGCTGTTCAACGCCACCGACGACCAGGCCACCCGGTTCGAGCTCGAGGTCGAGGACGACCGGTGGCGCGAACGGGTACTGACTTCGCTTCCAGTCACCAGTACTCGTACCGTCGCCCGGCTCGTCGGTGCCGGTCTCGACCTCGTCCGTATCCTGAACCAGACCGGTCCAGGAGTCGCGGCGGCCTCGGTCCGGCACACTCTCGCCGCCGGGCGGTCCCGCGTGGAACGGGCGACCGCCGCCGATCCGGCCGCGCGCGGATGGCTGCGGGTCACCGACGGCGACCCGTGTTGGTGGTGCGCGATGCTCGCCAGTCGCGGAGCCGTGTACCTATCCCGAGAATCCGCCAGTACTCGAGGTGGCACCGAGGACGAGTGCCACGACGGCTGCGGCTGCCAACCAGAGCCGTTCTTCCACATGCCCGTGATCCCGGACACCACACGCGAGTTCGCCGCCCTGTGGACCGACTCCACACAAGGGCTGTCCGGCAAGGACGCCCGCCTCGCGTTCCGCCGTGCCTACGAAGCGCGCCGCGCGAACGCCTCCTGA